The Litoribacterium kuwaitense DNA window TCACCTCACTTTCAATCACTGTAGCATAAAATGAACGCACATTAAACATAACGTTATAATGTTAAATAAAAAAGAGAACCTCTGCTTGTCGTCAGCCCGCATTTCACTCATTGGGGGTTCCTGCAAACGATCAATCGGTATCCTTTGACCTTCAGCACGTTAGTGTCCACCTTCCATCACAGTGGCTGCTCGCCCATCAGCCACTCTCCTCACAACGATTGCCGTTATCTATGTATATTTTCAGCAATCACTACCGCGGTATGACATAAAGCACTTCCGGTGACTAACCTCATCAGAAAGCGATTTCATCATAAACAAAAACCCTGGGAGTCCACTGGCCAGCCAGGCATTATGAATCGATCCTTCCCTTGGCTGACCCGAGCGCTCATGCTTTATACCGTTAATTCCGAACAATCAATACATCACAAGGTGCATGACGAGTGATTGCTTCTGACACACTGCCAAGCACGAGACGTTCGACCGCATTTAAGCCCGTCGCCCCCGAAACAATTAAATCAACTTCAAACTTTTCGGCAAGGACTTTCGGAATTTTCGCCTTCGGGGAGCCGAAGTCAAGAACCGTTACGACATTCTCCACTCCGTATTCGAGCGCTTCTTTTTTATAACCCTCAATTAATTCTTCACCATATTTTTCTGCCTGTTCAATAAGAGAACGATCCGTATTTTCGATATACGTAAACGCTCTTGCATCAACGACATGAGCAATCATTAGCTGAGCTTTGTTTTCAATCGCAAGATCAAACGCTTTTTTTAATGCATGTTTTGCAGACGCGGATCCATCTACCGCCACGAGAATTTTTTGATATGTCGACATTCGGCATTCCTCCTAAAATATAGGTTATTGAGAAATAAGTACTGTCGTGAGAAAGATCAATAGTGGCATTAAAACAACGACATTTGCTACACTGGGGAAAACTGACGAAGTGGAGGTGTACCACGCTTGCCCACTTTCTTAAAACGTCCATACGCCATGTCGTTAGCCGCATTAACCGTAACAGTGTTTGTAACGACGGGGCTCTTGGTCATGATGAATATCTTCTTCAGTACAGAATGGATTCTCTTAAATGTAGCGACAGGAATCACTATCGTCGCATCTGCAATCATGATGATGGCACCGCTCATAGGGCTTGTCTACGCCTGCTATATTCCTAGTAAACGCAAGTGGCTTATGATTCTCGCTCATCTTGGCATGATGTTCACTGCATCAGCGTTTTCCTTGGGCGTTTTTTCTGTTTATTTATAAACTTAATTAAAGGCTTCGCCTGTCACAACCCATTCACGCAAATCACAGCCACGGGCGCCTTCCTTCACGTAAGGATCATTTTCCGCTAGCTGGCGAACCTCATCCTCGGAAGCGCCCCGGTAAATCACCATCCCGCCACTTCCATCGGTAAAACGACCCTTTGCGACAACAGCACCTTCCTCTGACAGCTTGTCCAAATATTGCAGATGCGCCTCCCGAAAGTCCTTACTTTTCTGCTCATCCTTCATCGGGAGCAAAACAGCATAATATTTCATCTTCATCATCCTTTCTACCAAGCAAAACTATACTCCTTTTTACTTTACTGAAAAATCTTACCTTTGAAAAGCAATTGATGTCATTCCCTGCCAAAAATCTAATACACCAATACATGCCTCGATATGATTTCTTTCTCTTCTAGGTTGGACTCTTCTTGCCTATTTAGAATAAAAATGCTCGCAATAAAAAAGTGCAGACAAAGTCATTTTTAAACTTTATCTACACGCACACCCTTGATGAGCCTTAGTCTTCCGTATCATACGAAATGATACTTGAGCGCTTTGGCAAGGTCACCTCAAGGATACCTTCGTTATAAATGACCCTCTTTCCCGCTTCATCAACTGGTGATGGGAGCACGACAAAACGTTGAAAATACTCCTCGTATATCTCCGTTCGCTTCGAGTCATCATCGCTTGTTTCATTCATACGTTGTGAACGACCGTACAAATGAAGCATCTCTCTCTCTACCTCAACGTGGATGTCCTCTTTTCGATAAAAATCAGGGATCTCACACGTGACAATCACATGATAATTTGTTTCCTGTACATCTAAGCGTCTTTCTTCAACAAAGAGTTCGTCATCTGTTAACAAAGGAAAATCGGTTAAAAAATGGTCAAATGACTTACGAAGTAGCTCCATACGCTTCCACGGATCTTCCGGAAGAAAAGCCATGCTGTCAGCCTCCATTGCAATCTCTAAAAGTGCCAAGTTCTCTGACAGCATATGCGAGATGTTTAAGCGCTGTGCTTAACACAGCGCTCAATAAAAGCGCTTTCTAAACACATTGACGAAGGGTCATACCATGGAAGTCACTTAGCAAGCATATGATCAGTGATCATTCTCTTTTGGCTAGACAATTTTCGGTTCGCTATAAAACCTAAACGAAAAGAACAGCATCGTGTGCTGCTCCTTTTCGCTGTTGACGATCACTCACCAAGGAGATTCGTTTGCTCATGTACGTAACAACTTGTTAACTGCCTGCAACGCGTGATTTCACCGGCAGCCAAATTTCTGCGTAATGGTTTTCTGCAAACGGGTCCTTCTCGTTATACACTTCTAGCTCCACATCTGCAGAAAGCGTATATCCGCTTGTCGGTAACCATTCTGAGAAAATCTTTTTCATCGTGTCCTGCATTGCATGAGGCATCGGACCATGAACTTCAAATGCAGCCCATGTCGCCGCCGGAACAGTCATCGTGTTAAAGCCTTTCGGAGGTTGTTCAGTCGTTTCTACGGCAACCCAATAATCTAATGTGCTAGATGGATGACGACCTTGAACAACACAGACGCCTAGTACTCCTTCAATAGAACCGTTGTTTAGCTTCTCTAACGTTTGAACCGTCCCGTCCTCATTGACTTCCGACCAAAACCTCGGTATTCCCACAAAATTTTCACCATTTTCCATAGAATACGTGCGTTCCCTGCCGACGATGTCAAATGATCCTCGTTCCACAATACGATACTTCATCGGATGTGCTCCTTTCAATTGAACTTGAATGGTTAAGGGGGTGTACGCGTTGACCTTGCCGAGACCATGTCGGGCCTCACTCGGACTCATTCCGTGCTGCTGGCGAAAGGCTTTAGAAA harbors:
- a CDS encoding universal stress protein, with amino-acid sequence MSTYQKILVAVDGSASAKHALKKAFDLAIENKAQLMIAHVVDARAFTYIENTDRSLIEQAEKYGEELIEGYKKEALEYGVENVVTVLDFGSPKAKIPKVLAEKFEVDLIVSGATGLNAVERLVLGSVSEAITRHAPCDVLIVRN
- a CDS encoding YciI family protein, encoding MKYYAVLLPMKDEQKSKDFREAHLQYLDKLSEEGAVVAKGRFTDGSGGMVIYRGASEDEVRQLAENDPYVKEGARGCDLREWVVTGEAFN
- a CDS encoding Hsp20/alpha crystallin family protein — its product is MAFLPEDPWKRMELLRKSFDHFLTDFPLLTDDELFVEERRLDVQETNYHVIVTCEIPDFYRKEDIHVEVEREMLHLYGRSQRMNETSDDDSKRTEIYEEYFQRFVVLPSPVDEAGKRVIYNEGILEVTLPKRSSIISYDTED
- a CDS encoding AraC family transcriptional regulator; protein product: MAWIEFLQRAIDFMEEHLHERITIDEIAQQANVSPFHFQRCFTLLTDTSVGEYLRRRRLTLAANELCTTSEKVIDLAYKYGYDTPEAFSKAFRQQHGMSPSEARHGLGKVNAYTPLTIQVQLKGAHPMKYRIVERGSFDIVGRERTYSMENGENFVGIPRFWSEVNEDGTVQTLEKLNNGSIEGVLGVCVVQGRHPSSTLDYWVAVETTEQPPKGFNTMTVPAATWAAFEVHGPMPHAMQDTMKKIFSEWLPTSGYTLSADVELEVYNEKDPFAENHYAEIWLPVKSRVAGS